A region of Huiozyma naganishii CBS 8797 chromosome 12, complete genome DNA encodes the following proteins:
- the KNAG0L00870 gene encoding SRP1/TIP1 family protein (similar to Saccharomyces cerevisiae TIR1 (YER011W); ancestral locus Anc_7.161) translates to MNSKIAVFLAAAAVASAQSETQIAQLNVVLNDVKGNLNEYMNLLKDPSSGITMANMPNGIFQLGAALATATDKSYTSMYGDIDFAGISAFMPKLPWYSSRLEPALEAANAPLGGAATTTSAKETTSAKETTTSAEATTTSAKETTSAKETSSAKTTTTSAAASSSAKASSSAAKASTSAAASKATTQAVSQITDGQIQQTASVHQQTANGAAKAVAGMGAGALAAAALLL, encoded by the coding sequence ATGAACTCCAAGATCGCCGTTTTCCTAGCCGCCGCCGCTGTTGCCTCTGCTCAATCCGAGACCCAAATTGCTCAATTGAACGTTGTCTTGAACGATGTCAAGGGTAACTTGAACGAATACatgaacttgttgaaggacccAAGCTCTGGTATCACCATGGCCAACATGCCAAACGGTATCTTCCAACTTGGTGCTGCTTTGGCCACCGCCACTGACAAGTCTTACACCTCCATGTACGGTGACATTGACTTCGCTGGTATTTCCGCTTTCATGCCAAAGTTGCCATGGTACTCTTCCAGATTGGAGCCAGCTCTAGAAGCTGCTAACGCTCCATTGGGCGGTGctgccaccaccacctctGCTAAGGAGACCACTTCCGCCAAGGAGACCACCACTTCCGCTGAggccaccaccacctctGCTAAGGAGACCACTTCTGCCAAGGAGACCTCCTCTGCCAAGACAACCACCACCTCCGCTGCTGCCTCTTCTTCCGCCAAGGCTTCTTCTTCCGCTGCCAAGGCCTCCACCTCCGCTGCTGCTTCCAAGGCCACCACCCAAGCCGTCTCTCAAATCACTGACGGTCAAATCCAACAGACTGCTTCTGTCCACCAACAGACTGCTAACGGTGCTGCCAAGGCCGTTGCTGGTATGGGTGCCGGTGCTCTAGCCGCCGCTGCTTTGTTGTTATAA
- the IRC22 gene encoding Irc22p (similar to Saccharomyces cerevisiae YEL001C; ancestral locus Anc_7.144), which yields MKLNRFICWAWLAAVSAVNAQSDDVEGLSDSSDVVIDETVVPSSADFGEEDAATPETPPTVQLNITYTVMDREPVPMGEFMPMDHDEVFVLNYTLTNKESFPISVAGVSGNILEYPSGDLVTSISFGELTDLYVPVNDTIAFRQKIAFDLEPGNYYLFPLVHVINEDAKKQEPAEGETDGESAFTVASSPTLMSVAEPIMSVFDPYFLSIQVLFLSMVGAVSYYFMYRKNGKKLNERIQPVKRDPKEWLPEQYKK from the coding sequence ATGAAATTAAACAGGTTTATCTGCTGGGCTTGGCTGGCCGCTGTATCTGCCGTGAACGCTCAATCTGACGACGTGGAAGGTTTATCTGATTCCTCCGATGTTGTTATTGATGAAACTGTGGTTCCCTCCTCAGCGGATTTTGGTGAGGAGGATGCCGCTACGCCAGAGACTCCTCCAACAGTTCAATTGAATATCACTTACACCGTTATGGACAGGGAACCTGTCCCCATGGGTGAGTTCATGCCCATGGACCACGACGAGGTATTCGTTTTGAACTACACTTTGACCAACAAAGAGAGTTTCCCTATTTCAGTGGCAGGTGTCTCAGGTAACATCTTGGAGTACCCATCCGGTGACTTGGTCACCTCGATCTCCTTTGGTGAATTGACCGATCTGTACGTCCCCGTCAACGACACAATTGCCTTCAGACAGAAAATTGCATTCGATTTAGAACCGGGCAATTACTATTTGTTCCCATTGGTCCACGTTATCAACGAAGATGCCAAGAAGCAGGAACCTGCAGAGGGTGAAACTGATGGTGAAAGTGCCTTTACTGTTGCCTCAAGCCCCACTCTAATGAGCGTCGCGGAACCGATCATGTCTGTTTTCGACCCTTACTTCCTGTCCATTCAAGTTCTCTTCTTGAGTATGGTCGGTGCAGTGTCGTACTACTTCATGTACCGTAAGAACGGTAAGAAGTTGAACGAGAGAATACAGCCAGTTAAGAGAGATCCAAAGGAATGGCTACCAGAACAGTATAAAAAATAG
- the GCN4 gene encoding amino acid starvation-responsive transcription factor GCN4 (similar to Saccharomyces cerevisiae GCN4 (YEL009C); ancestral locus Anc_7.131) encodes MPSLFDTSVPCEPSIKSVSGSHEYPFFQEDSPAVIAAAADLPSLKPPVVGECIFGKFIKEEEEKEPLPSLEFDFPGEGDASPEVSAALVDAFFSSSADSTPMFEYDNVEDQNPEKQWTSLFDNDIPVVTEEDVMFTDKAVVETAVLEEEQVEDEKPQVTSFLPTPVIEDAPLMPKKASAGRVAKAGNENEKKDHLGVVAYHRKSRCTPLTPVIPHSGDPVSLKRARNTEAARRSRARKLQRMNELEDKVEDLLKRNGSLENEVARLRRLLAEKR; translated from the coding sequence ATGCCAAGTTTATTTGATACTAGTGTTCCCTGTGAACCTAGTATCAAATCCGTGAGTGGATCTCACGAATATCCGTTTTTCCAAGAAGACAGCCCTGCTGTTAttgccgctgctgctgacttgccctctttgaaacctcctgttgttggtgAATGTATCTTTGGTAAATTCatcaaggaggaagaggagaaggagcCCCTGCCCTCTCTAGAATTTGATTTCCCAGGAGAAGGTGATGCGTCCCCGGAGGTCAGTGCTGCACTGGTCGATGCCTTTTTCTCTTCGAGTGCTGACTCCACGCCGATGTTTGAGTACGACAACGTCGAAGACCAGAACCCTGAGAAGCAATGGACGTCGCTGTTCGACAATGACATCCCCGTCGTGACCGAGGAGGATGTCATGTTTACTGACAAAGCCGTTGTCGAGACTGCTGTCCTTGAGGAGGAGCAAGTCGAGGACGAGAAGCCGCAGGTGACCTCGTTTTTGCCCACGCCTGTGATTGAGGATGCGCCTCTGATGCCAAAGAAGGCCTCTGCGGGCCGTGTGGCGAAGGCCGGCAAcgagaacgagaagaaggacCACTTGGGTGTTGTCGCGTACCATCGGAAATCGCGTTGCACGCCGCTGACCCCCGTGATTCCTCACTCTGGCGACccagtttctttgaagCGTGCTAGAAACACTGAGGCCGCGAGGCGGTCTCGTGCGAGAAAGTTGCAACGTATGAACGAGCTCGAGGATAAAGTCGAggatctgttgaagaggaacgGTTCCTTAGAGAACGAGGTCGCTAGATTGAGAAGGCTTCTTGCTGAGAAACGGTGA
- the URM1 gene encoding ubiquitin-related modifier URM1 (similar to Saccharomyces cerevisiae URM1 (YIL008W); ancestral locus Anc_7.129) — translation MANVTVEFLGGLDVVVQKQRVHKLHLPAEVVSVGDLIEYIASTLIKNPRDVAVFLEDGGVRPGIITLINDTDWELEGQTEYVLEDNDVVSFTSTLHGG, via the coding sequence ATGGCGAACGTGACAGTGGAGTTCCTAGGCGGGCTCGACGTCGTCGTGCAGAAACAGCGCGTCCACAAACTACACCTCCCAGCAGAGGTCGTCTCCGTAGGGGACCTCATCGAGTACATAGCGAGCACGCTCATCAAGAACCCAAGAGACGTCGCTGTGTTCTTGGAAGACGGGGGGGTCAGACCGGGGATCATTACGCTTATTAACGACACGGACTGGGAACTCGAGGGACAGACCGAGTACGTCCTGGAGGACAACGACGTCGTTTCGTTCACCTCCACCTTACATGGCGGTTGA
- the SLG1 gene encoding Slg1p (similar to Saccharomyces cerevisiae SLG1 (YOR008C); ancestral locus Anc_7.124) codes for MLGMRFGWASAVPLLLVCAQRCMAYSLINCYAELPSGFTKDNTNEYQSSGLCSASCTARGAQYFALSNHQDCYCGGVSPVAAGVATANTCDAYCFGYRQEMCGGETSFSVYTMGDVAVTPSASADALALSTSPTSSARASALALSTSPTSTSTASSASTPSTTQQTTPSSSFVVSASASTPPTTIVYSTALHTEGGSTVIITNTVTTSTLATPTGDSSDTTDAPQRKSHKANVGAIVGGVVGGVCGAIAVGVAVLLGLRHYNMKREEEKMELEYQEAIKPVEYTPIDIPSSSSHSLSFEHTDPKNAHPPVPPPAAARDANPFDDSRRLSTGSVFPGDTPDAAPNKLTIVNPDEDR; via the coding sequence ATGCTGGGGATGCGGTTCGGCTGGGCGAGCGCAgtgccgctgctgctggtatGCGCTCAGCGGTGCATGGCGTACTCGCTCATCAACTGCTACGCGGAACTACCGTCGGGCTTCACGAAGGACAACACGAACGAGTACCAGTCCTCAGGGCTGTGCTCGGCAAGTTGCACAGCGAGGGGGGCCCAGTACTTTGCACTCTCCAACCACCAGGACTGCTACTGCGGCGGGGTCAGCCCTGTCGCTGCAGGGGTCGCTACGGCTAACACTTGCGATGCGTACTGTTTCGGGTACAGGCAGGAAATGTGTGGGGGGGAGACCTCCTTCTCTGTGTACACCATGGGCGACGTGGCGGTGACGCCAAGTGCAAGTGCTGATGCACTTGCACTTTCCACATCGCCTACAAGCAGTGCACGTGCATCAGCACTTGCACTTTCCACATCGCCTACTTCTACAAGTACTGCAAGCAGTGCAAGCACACCCTCGACGACACAACAAACGACTCCTTCGTCGTCGTTTGTTGTGTCGGCGTCGGCGTCTACCCCACCCACCACGATCGTTTACTCCACCGCACTCCACACAGAAGGCGGGTCTACAGTCATAATCACAAACACAGTCACAACAAGCACACTCGCAACCCCAACCGGAGACTCCAGCGACACCACTGACGCGCCACAACGCAAGTCCCACAAAGCGAACGTCGGGGCGATCGTCGGCGGGGTCGTTGGCGGGGTATGCGGTGCCATCGCCGTCGGGGTCGCTGTACTCCTGGGTCTACGCCACTACAACATGAAaagagaggaggagaaaatGGAGCTCGAGTACCAGGAGGCCATCAAACCAGTAGAGTACACTCCAATAGATATCCCCTCCAGTTCCTCACATAGCCTGTCCTTCGAGCACACAGACCCAAAGAACGCACACCCTCCAGTGCCACCACCGGCTGCTGCCAGAGACGCAAACCCGTTCGACGACTCAAGAAGACTCAGCACAGGGTCCGTGTTCCCGGGCGACACCCCAGACGCAGCGCCCAACAAACTCACAATAGTAAACCCAGACGAGGATAGGTGA
- the KNAG0L00920 gene encoding SRP1/TIP1 family protein, with product MNTKYTALLVSLAAVASAQTQEEITQLNVILNDVRDNLSEYMALLNDPSSGFSVASMPQGVLQIGGALATATNSAFTSMYSDVDFAGLSSFLPRLPRYSSRLEPALRAADAPLGGSASNSTVSALNSTSIAADNGSNSSAPVSSVSASRNSTASSVSITSRTAAAEGNSTVAGGAAGRASETESERSSSRRSSSRTSSASARTTARAGETNGTANVSNETSSRSSSRSSRAGANVAKAATGISAGALAAAVAMLL from the coding sequence ATGAACACCAAGTACACAGCCCTTCTAGTATCCCTCGCTGCAGTCGCCTCTGCGCAGACCCAGGAGGAAATCACGCAGCTGAACGTCATCCTGAACGATGTCAGGGACAACCTGAGCGAGTACATGGCGCTGCTGAACGACCCCTCCTCCGGGTTCTCCGTCGCCTCGATGCCCCAGGGCGTCTTGCAGATCGGCGGCGCCCTCGCCACCGCGACCAACAGCGCGTTCACCTCGATGTACTCCGACGTCGACTTCGCAGGCCTGTCCTCCTTCCTGCCAAGACTGCCAAGGTACTCTTCCAGACTGGAGCCAGCCCTGAGAGCAGCCGACGCTCCCCTGGGCGGGTCGGCCTCGAACTCCACGGTGTCCGCTTTGAACTCCACCTCCATCGCCGCAGACAACGGCTCCAACTCCTCCGCGCCCGTCTCCTCCGTCTCCGCCTCAAGAAACTCCACCGCCTCCAGCGTCTCCATCACCTCGAGAACCGCGGCGGCCGAGGGGAACAGCACGGTCGCAGGCGGCGCAGCGGGCCGTGCCAGCGAGACAGAGAGCGAGAGATCCTCCTCCCGTAGGTCCTCCTCAAGGACCTCCTCCGCAAGCGCAAGAACCACAGCAAGAGCAGGCGAGACCAACGGGACTGCCAACGTCTCGAACGAAACCTCCTCGAGATCCTCCTCGAGATCCTCCAGAGCAGGCGCGAACGTCGCGAAGGCTGCCACGGGGATCAGCGCAGGCGCTCTAGCGGCAGCCGTCGCCATGTTGTTGTAG
- the FMP52 gene encoding Fmp52p, whose product MNVLVVGASGLCGSFFLKYALESTKVAKVYTLTRSPSPPAAPQSEKLVALVEPDGKLWGHAVRGIPGDLDVLLSALGTTRAAAGAEGQYAVDHDLCVAVARAARNDKNCKSVALVSSAGAHTDSRFFYTRMKGDTERDIAALAFPHAVFLRPGILLGQRTTKHTGFGNVLATKVGQWLYRSKCQSLIWYPVKGSEVAQVGLQLALDTEGTKPRVDIVASNEILNLAKQ is encoded by the coding sequence ATGAATGTGCTCGTGGTAGGCGCCTCGGGACTTTGCGGGTCCTTCTTCCTCAAGTACGCCCTCGAGTCGACCAAAGTGGCCAAAGTGTACACCCTCACAAGGTCGCCCTCCCCGCCTGCCGCCCCACAGAGCGAGAAGCTCGTCGCACTGGTAGAACCAGACGGTAAACTGTGGGGGCACGCCGTGAGGGGCATCCCGGGGGACCTCGACGTGCTTCTCAGTGCGCTCGGAACAACAAGGGCCGCAGCGGGGGCCGAGGGCCAGTACGCCGTGGACCACGACTTGTGTGTCGCGGTCGCCCGCGCGGCTCGCAACGACAAGAACTGCAAGTCGGTCGCGTTGGTCTCCTCAGCGGGGGCACACACGGACTCGCGCTTCTTCTACACGCGGATGAAGGGCGACACAGAGAGGGATATCGCCGCGCTCGCGTTCCCGCACGCGGTGTTCCTCCGCCCGGGGATCCTCCTGGGACAAAGAACCACTAAACACACCGGGTTCGGAAACGTGCTGGCTACAAAAGTCGGGCAGTGGCTGTACCGGTCCAAGTGCCAGTCCCTCATTTGGTACCCTGTCAAGGGGAGCGAGGTCGCACAGGTAGGGTTGCAACTGGCGCTGGACACGGAGGGGACAAAACCTCGTGTCGATATCGTTGCTAGTAACGAGATTTTAAACTTGGCCAAACAATaa
- the KNAG0L00930 gene encoding uncharacterized protein has protein sequence MNVLVIGATGLCGAHFVEYALESTKVAKLYTLSRSDWPTGQDPQGKLVKLIEPDSTLWGRAMRDIPGNLDVLICALGTTRARSNAEEQYAVDHDLTLELATVAKREKHAHTVVVVSSTGAHPESRFFYARMKGDVERDITELQFNHTVLLRPGILLGERYKPHVGYRDFLGTRFGALFYRSRFQAWALYPIRGSEVAKVGLHLALEELPEDQKVQIRESNEILDPAEKI, from the coding sequence ATGAACGTGCTCGTGATTGGGGCCACTGGCCTTTGTGGGGCACACTTCGTCGAGTACGCCCTCGAGTCGACGAAGGTCGCGAAACTGTACACTCTGTCGAGGTCCGACTGGCCCACGGGGCAGGACCCACAGGGGAAACTGGTGAAGCTGATCGAACCAGATAGTACCCTGTGGGGGCGCGCCATGAGGGACATCCCAGGAAACCTCGACGTGCTGATTTGTGCTCTCGGAACAACAAGGGCTCGGTCCAACGCGGAGGAACAGTACGCCGTGGACCACGACTTGACACTCGAATTGGCCACCGTCgcaaagagggaaaaacACGCCCACACggtcgtcgtcgtctccTCCACGGGGGCACACCCTGAGTCCCGCTTCTTCTACGCAAGGATGAAAGGCGACGTGGAGAGAGATATCACCGAACTTCAATTTAACCACACGGTGTTACTTCGCCCGGGGATCCTCTTGGGGGAACGGTACAAGCCACACGTCGGGTACAGAGACTTCCTCGGGACTAGATTTGGGGCCTTGTTCTACAGGTCCAGATTCCAGGCATGGGCACTGTACCCTATCAGGGGCAGCGAAGTCGCGAAAGTCGGACTCCATTTGGCTCTGGAGGAACTACCGGAGGACCAGAAAGTCCAGATCAGGGAGAGTAACGAGATCTTGGACCCTGCCGAGAAGATTTAA
- the CUB1 gene encoding Cub1p (similar to Saccharomyces cerevisiae YPL260W; ancestral locus Anc_7.125) encodes MISSFQTSTQPAQNVPKEEEGILNYFLDVRTALSQLKKNRTQYLNSGEVQKTYQEVLTKVRELDAIRKKNHDAVATNVPTLIHNADLHNRVDSVLDDVFQLLSLCFLTVGLKNSAPATYASLSTVESLLQHLEEAKIYTHHDLKPIKDRLNEISKIVEESCAQTNAIQDALENDEEQAIKDIDAERTRNKLEQNLLLKAKLKHCVDSYNEVESKLEDIDPTLTSVMEKLFQIRRGLLSLVASSRNMDSQISEEDLDTSSRTSSQSNIANPLGNELGSEQKKNAISHKLVREKFEVLRNDLKNLEAHRDEDGKFKSLETDKVAENGQLVLNGLLDDCNDLVSDLSHQIETGNGLKLSMDPSLQPVYERLLEIKTTLENLMITRRWTLRETDLFSYQKKLNEIDNLRVNGRFPTETADSRGQSILLYLLRRCYAIIYKLLESSEPVSEALQPIHNQLSTVRRCLLELKRMGGVNNERELYPYQMKLASLDNLRQDGIFYDSDGNIPEGQGILNALLAGCFDIIHELKVETEERGEEDEEEDDDDDDDEEQQ; translated from the coding sequence ATGATATCTTCTTTCCAGACTAGCACGCAACCTGCACAGAACGTTCCcaaggaggaggaagggATTCTCAACTATTTCTTGGACGTGAGAACTGCACTGTCccaactgaagaagaacaggacTCAGTACTTGAATTCCGGCGAGGTGCAGAAGACGTACCAGGAGGTACTGACAAAAGTGCGCGAATTGGACGCAATCAGAAAGAAGAATCACGACGCTGTCGCTACAAATGTGCCTACTTTGATCCACAATGCAGATCTGCACAACAGAGTGGACTCCGTGCTTGATGACGTGTTCCAATTGCTGTCGCTGTGTTTCTTGACCGTAgggttgaagaactcgGCACCTGCGACTTATGCGTCGTTGTCCACGGTGGAGTCCCTGCTGCAACATCTGGAGGAGGCCAAGATTTACACGCACCACGATTTGAAACCTATCAAAGATAGACTGAACGAGATCTCAAAGATTGTCGAGGAGAGCTGTGCGCAGACGAACGCCATTCAGGATGCCCTagagaacgacgaggagCAGGCCATAAAGGACATCGACGCGGAGAGAACTAGGAACAAACTGGAACAGAACCTGCTTTTGAAGGCGAAATTGAAACACTGCGTCGATTCCTACAACGAGGTCGAGTCCAAGCTGGAGGATATCGACCCGACGCTGACGAGTGTCATGGAAAAACTATTCCAGATCAGAAGAGGACTGCTATCGCTTGTCGCATCCTCCAGGAACATGGACTCACAGATCTCCGAGGAGGATCTTGATACCTCATCTAGAACCTCTTCGCAGTCCAACATTGCCAACCCACTGGGGAATGAATTGGGCTCggagcagaagaagaacgccATCTCCCATAAGCTTGTCAGAGAGAAATTCGAAGTGTTGAGGAACGATCTGAAAAACTTGGAGGCCCACCGCGATGAGGACGGGAAATTCAAGTCTCTGGAGACGGACAAAGTGGCAGAGAACGGACAACTCGTGCTGAATGGGTTGCTAGATGACTGCAACGATCTCGTCAGTGACTTATCCCACCAGATAGAAACAGGCAACGGGCTGAAGTTGTCAATGGACCCGAGCTTACAGCCGGTCTACGAGAGGCTACTTGAAATCAAGACAACTTTAGAAAATCTGATGATAACAAGGAGGTGGACCCTGAGGGAGACCGATCTCTTTTCGTACCAGAAGAAGCTTAACGAGATTGATAACCTGAGAGTGAATGGAAGATTCCCCACGGAGACGGCAGACTCGAGGGGCCAGTCGATTCTCCTGTACCTACTAAGACGGTGCTACGCCATCATATACAAGCTGCTTGAAAGCTCCGAACCGGTCTCCGAGGCGCTACAGCCAATCCACAACCAGCTATCAACGGTCCGCCGTTGCCTGCTGGAACTGAAGAGAATGGGGGGTGTGAACAACGAGAGAGAATTGTATCCCTACCAGATGAAGCTAGCTTCGTTGGATAACCTGCGCCAGGACGGTATATTTTACGACTCAGATGGCAACATCCCAGAGGGACAAGGTATCTTGAACGCTCTATTGGCTGGCTGTTTCGACATCATCCACGAACTGAAAGTGGAGACAGAAGAGCGTGGagaggaggacgaagaagaagatgatgacgacgacgacgatgaggagcAGCAGTAG